The Ruania alba genome has a window encoding:
- a CDS encoding DUF6221 family protein, with protein MTITEFIHARIDDDEAAALRIPAGVGAGLHPFGRERILAECAVKRALVQELWETAGLSGNEFGAFRDWHELERVGEYPSGLRHLATLYSDHPDFQETWTP; from the coding sequence GTGACCATCACCGAGTTCATCCATGCCCGGATCGACGACGACGAGGCCGCGGCGTTGCGAATCCCGGCCGGAGTGGGCGCTGGCCTGCATCCCTTCGGACGCGAGCGGATTCTCGCCGAGTGCGCAGTCAAACGGGCACTCGTCCAGGAACTGTGGGAGACCGCAGGCCTCTCCGGGAACGAGTTCGGCGCGTTTCGTGACTGGCACGAGCTCGAACGCGTCGGTGAGTACCCCTCAGGGCTACGCCACCTCGCGACTCTCTACTCCGACCACCCCGATTTCCAGGAGACGTGGACACCCTGA
- a CDS encoding RNA polymerase sigma factor: MSRADRAADAALLAGLAVDDPGASAAFVRRFQSAVFGMAVSITRDAALAEDVSQEVFLRAWGAAGGYDARRASVLTWILTIARNAAIDAVRARRSTPTEDDVLDRLVQDTLTTSPDLEETAVHRVEAERAVRRLHRLSPEQARAVVLAVLGGCTAAEVSVREKIPLGTAKTRIRDGLRKLRRGVETEQGGGS, from the coding sequence ATGTCACGCGCCGACCGGGCCGCCGACGCCGCCCTGCTGGCCGGGCTGGCGGTGGACGATCCCGGTGCGTCGGCGGCGTTCGTTCGGCGGTTCCAGAGCGCGGTGTTCGGGATGGCAGTGAGCATCACCCGCGACGCGGCGCTCGCCGAGGACGTGAGCCAGGAGGTGTTCTTGCGTGCCTGGGGAGCGGCCGGCGGTTACGACGCACGGCGTGCTTCGGTGCTCACCTGGATCCTCACCATCGCCCGCAACGCCGCCATCGACGCCGTACGGGCCCGGCGCAGCACTCCCACCGAGGACGACGTCCTCGATCGGCTCGTGCAGGACACACTGACCACCTCGCCGGACCTGGAGGAGACGGCCGTGCACCGCGTCGAGGCTGAGCGTGCGGTGCGCCGGCTGCACCGCCTCTCACCCGAGCAGGCGCGCGCCGTGGTGCTGGCCGTGCTCGGCGGGTGTACGGCCGCGGAGGTGAGTGTGCGGGAGAAGATCCCCCTGGGCACCGCCAAGACCCGGATCCGTGACGGGCTCAGGAAACTACGACGAGGTGTCGAGACCGAACAAGGAGGCGGATCATGA
- a CDS encoding LacI family DNA-binding transcriptional regulator, with translation MAVTRKDVALRAGVSTAVVSYVLNNGPRPVSSAARAKVLAAIDDLGYQRDGVARMLALGRSSTLGLVVPDIVMPYFGRLAQAISSLAFTQGLELLVATTDWDLAKEQANLRALVERRVEGIIVVSVDRHQDFGPYTAMGTPIVVVDRPEFAVRGSALVTQHLISHGHKKIALLGGPEGIVSTQRRYEGWRDVMAENHLHSGDDYVVAAPLTEPGGYDAVEQLLAMDPAPTAALVATDVQAFGVLRRLYERGVAVPGDLALAVANATELAQFTVPSLTSLVAPTIDIAGAAIEALDQRKDELVQTINVANYALAERESCGCLPRRSGGLR, from the coding sequence GTGGCAGTAACCAGGAAGGATGTGGCACTGCGGGCCGGGGTGTCGACCGCCGTGGTGTCCTACGTGCTCAACAATGGGCCCCGGCCGGTCTCATCGGCCGCACGGGCCAAGGTTCTGGCTGCGATCGACGACCTGGGCTATCAACGCGACGGCGTCGCCCGGATGCTCGCTCTCGGGCGCTCATCGACCCTCGGGCTCGTGGTTCCGGACATCGTGATGCCCTACTTCGGACGCCTCGCTCAGGCGATTTCTTCGCTGGCATTCACGCAGGGACTGGAGCTCTTGGTCGCGACGACCGATTGGGACCTGGCGAAGGAGCAGGCCAATCTTCGCGCTCTCGTGGAACGCCGTGTTGAAGGCATCATCGTGGTCAGCGTGGACCGGCATCAGGATTTCGGCCCCTATACAGCGATGGGCACACCGATCGTGGTGGTAGATCGACCCGAGTTCGCGGTCCGTGGATCAGCACTGGTGACACAGCACCTGATCAGCCATGGCCACAAGAAGATTGCCTTGCTCGGCGGCCCTGAGGGCATCGTTTCCACTCAACGACGCTATGAGGGCTGGCGCGATGTGATGGCCGAGAACCACCTACATTCCGGCGACGACTATGTCGTCGCAGCGCCCCTGACCGAACCCGGCGGCTACGACGCCGTCGAGCAGTTGCTCGCGATGGACCCGGCTCCCACCGCAGCACTGGTGGCAACCGACGTTCAGGCGTTCGGCGTCCTGCGTCGACTGTATGAGCGTGGCGTCGCGGTGCCCGGCGATCTGGCACTCGCCGTCGCCAACGCGACAGAACTTGCCCAGTTCACAGTGCCCTCGCTGACGTCGCTGGTCGCGCCGACCATTGACATAGCCGGAGCGGCCATCGAGGCACTGGACCAGCGAAAGGACGAGCTCGTCCAGACCATCAACGTTGCCAACTATGCGCTGGCTGAGCGTGAGTCGTGCGGCTGCCTTCCCCGTAGGAGCGGCGGGCTGCGGTAA
- a CDS encoding ABC transporter substrate-binding protein, with amino-acid sequence MNTNPILNRRNFLVAGAGAAGGFLLASCAGGSAESGPDEITGAGWSDGLNDLVFGQIKTDFEAASGLTVTPQASVPFDDYQTRFRTLIAGGSPPDLMRLNDDFLREMSDKESILDIEPYLSESGVDTSDYFEGVLDFTALPNGRAGLAIGALPRVIYYNKTLFEEKGVPLPPTSWTSDGWTWEDFLETARALTEGDTWGACVVTDTAYENTWAVNNGGEGIFSADGRSFALAEPEGVEALQWAADLALVHEVAPPWAEVSGDDSEQQLFVGGRCAMLFSSMSVSSYFNENVTEFEWDIAPVPGNVNQFSESSMALMVIPTAAANPDGAWEFLKYVTGPEGGQAIAQNRVGVPLSRTAAEALEPGGAGPANIHLFTEAAKNNRSVHSTTATAAAVAIYRPALERALIGEITVEEALTGAREQVEAALA; translated from the coding sequence ATGAACACAAACCCCATCCTGAATCGACGTAACTTCCTCGTGGCTGGCGCAGGTGCGGCGGGAGGCTTCCTCCTAGCGAGCTGCGCCGGCGGCAGTGCCGAGAGTGGTCCTGACGAGATCACCGGTGCCGGCTGGTCGGACGGCCTCAACGATCTCGTCTTCGGGCAGATCAAGACCGACTTCGAGGCAGCCAGCGGGCTGACTGTAACTCCGCAGGCCTCGGTGCCCTTCGACGACTACCAGACCCGGTTCCGCACCCTGATCGCAGGTGGTTCGCCACCGGACCTGATGCGCCTCAATGACGACTTCCTCCGGGAGATGTCGGACAAGGAGTCGATCCTCGACATCGAGCCCTACCTGTCTGAGTCAGGCGTGGACACCTCGGACTACTTCGAAGGCGTGCTCGACTTCACGGCACTGCCGAACGGCCGGGCGGGCTTGGCCATCGGAGCGCTGCCCCGAGTCATCTATTACAACAAGACGCTGTTCGAGGAGAAGGGCGTACCGCTCCCGCCTACGTCCTGGACATCTGACGGCTGGACCTGGGAGGACTTCCTGGAGACTGCCCGCGCGCTCACCGAAGGTGACACGTGGGGCGCATGCGTCGTCACCGATACTGCGTACGAGAACACCTGGGCAGTCAACAATGGTGGGGAGGGCATCTTCTCGGCCGACGGGCGCTCCTTCGCCCTTGCCGAGCCGGAGGGCGTTGAAGCGCTGCAATGGGCGGCCGACCTCGCGCTCGTGCACGAGGTGGCGCCTCCATGGGCCGAGGTGTCTGGGGACGACTCCGAGCAGCAGCTATTCGTCGGTGGCCGGTGCGCGATGCTCTTCTCCTCGATGTCAGTCTCCAGTTACTTCAACGAGAATGTCACGGAGTTCGAGTGGGACATCGCCCCCGTCCCGGGCAACGTGAACCAGTTCAGCGAGTCCTCGATGGCCTTGATGGTGATCCCGACGGCGGCAGCCAACCCCGACGGAGCCTGGGAGTTCCTGAAGTACGTCACCGGGCCCGAAGGTGGTCAGGCGATCGCGCAGAACCGCGTGGGTGTGCCGCTGAGCAGGACCGCCGCCGAGGCTCTTGAACCCGGTGGAGCCGGCCCTGCGAACATTCATCTGTTCACCGAAGCGGCCAAGAACAACCGAAGTGTGCATTCCACGACCGCCACCGCAGCGGCAGTGGCGATCTACCGGCCGGCGCTGGAACGTGCCCTGATCGGTGAGATCACGGTGGAGGAGGCACTGACCGGCGCTCGCGAGCAGGTGGAAGCGGCTCTGGCGTGA
- a CDS encoding carbohydrate ABC transporter permease has translation MTSTNVPIARAGSSTDSSGRRRRLGRGELAGWLFIAPLIFGILAFQLVPIVVSIVASFTNWDGITTPQFIGADNYAGLAQDDLFWTTLRNTVLFTLGVIPLTTVGALLLAVLCQGKSRVSNVVFRTAYFTPYVTSIVAIGLVWSKLLAPSGFINSVFAMVGVEGPAWLTNSTWALPAVILISAWQGIGYPMIILLGGLQSIDDSLNEAAKIDGAGSRRRFFSITLPLLTPQIFFVLVTQFITSFQVFALIFVLTSGGPGNATNVYIYYLYQNAFTFGQLGYASAMAWILFIIIGAVTFLQLRLQKRWVFYN, from the coding sequence GTGACGTCGACCAACGTCCCTATCGCGCGCGCAGGGTCGTCGACAGACAGCTCCGGCCGACGGCGCCGGCTCGGCAGGGGCGAACTCGCCGGTTGGTTGTTCATCGCCCCGCTGATATTCGGCATCCTCGCTTTCCAGCTTGTGCCGATCGTGGTCTCGATCGTCGCGTCGTTCACCAACTGGGACGGCATCACCACGCCGCAGTTCATCGGCGCTGACAACTACGCAGGACTGGCACAGGACGACCTGTTCTGGACCACCCTGAGGAACACCGTGCTGTTCACCCTCGGGGTGATACCGCTGACGACCGTGGGAGCCTTGCTCCTGGCGGTGCTGTGCCAGGGAAAGTCGCGTGTGTCCAATGTGGTCTTCCGGACGGCGTACTTCACGCCCTATGTGACCAGCATCGTGGCGATCGGGTTGGTCTGGAGCAAGCTTCTCGCACCGAGCGGGTTCATCAACAGCGTCTTCGCCATGGTGGGCGTCGAGGGGCCAGCGTGGCTCACCAACTCGACCTGGGCACTTCCTGCAGTGATCCTCATCTCGGCATGGCAGGGAATCGGGTATCCGATGATCATCCTGCTCGGCGGCCTCCAGAGCATCGATGACTCACTCAATGAAGCCGCCAAGATCGATGGCGCAGGATCGAGACGACGCTTCTTCAGTATCACCCTGCCGTTGTTGACGCCTCAGATCTTCTTTGTTCTCGTGACGCAGTTCATCACCTCGTTCCAGGTCTTCGCGTTGATCTTTGTGCTGACCAGCGGAGGCCCCGGGAACGCGACAAATGTCTACATCTACTACCTCTATCAGAACGCTTTCACGTTCGGACAGTTGGGCTACGCCTCGGCCATGGCCTGGATCCTGTTCATCATCATCGGTGCCGTCACGTTCCTTCAGCTCAGGCTGCAGAAGCGCTGGGTCTTCTACAACTGA